A segment of the Mauremys mutica isolate MM-2020 ecotype Southern chromosome 7, ASM2049712v1, whole genome shotgun sequence genome:
CCATGGTTTCTGAGATAGCCAGGGGAGAGGTCTGTATTACACTAGCATATGTTTGATGGTTACTCTGTTATTGACTCTGTGGTTACAAGGGGTTAATACCAATAGAAGGGAGACAGCACCATTCACCAAGGGACATGCAGGGGTCAATTTCTTTGACCCCTTCACCTCCACCAGGCtgagctcagccctctggctgggaattgctccagtggctgaagaagCCAGGCTGGGAAGCTGCAGGGAAGACAGACAAGCTTTGTGTTGCTTTATCATCCTATTTTGCTTTTTTGTGTACTGTGTACTACTGGTGAGGTTGTCTAATACTGTGGCTGAAAAGGGTGCTTTGGGTAGCTGAGGGAAGTTTTGCTGAGCAGCCTGCGCCAGCCAGGCCTGCTGAGGCCATGGTTGGTGCACAGGAGTCTGTGCTCCGTGACCCAGTCTGAGAGGGGAGgaattgtgtgggggggggggtgtgagggTGCCAGCTTTGAGAAGGGATGGACTCAAACAGACAGCAGGAGCCAAAGGTACAGCTAGCTGTGGACTGTGACTGCTTCTCTGCCCAAGCACAGCACAGCTCGCTCGCCAACAGTCACACCTTGGGGTACAAAATTCCAGCAGATTTTTCCTGACAAGATGAGAATAAGGAGATTGCCACTGGCCGGCAAGATGGCAGGAGCAGAGATCTCACAGATCAAGGAATTGGTCAGATTATTTTCTTAGATCTCCATGTTAACTATGAGCAAATACAAGAATATTCTCAGTAAACATACCTCAAACCAGGGCCAATCTCTGTTCCAGCCTTAACAGCTAAATAACAATGGGCACtgaacagacagacagatggagggaCATGCAGGGCACTGGATGGACAGACATATATGGCAGTGGgcagatagatagacagacagacttgTGGATAAACTGCCAtgcactggcagcaatgcagcACCCTGGGTCAGAGGAATCCCCACTGGCTACAGGGTACTGTGCATGTCTCCGATGTGCAGTCATTTCTCAGCTGCTCTCCCTGACAAGTCACATGTCTCTGTGTAGGCCAGGACCCATATCCCACAGAATTCAACAGCAGAATCGGTGTTGGCCTCAACCTGAGCAGGCTGTTACCCTCTGCACCTTCCCAAGAGCCCCTGTGAGCGGCTCCTCCTTCTCCCTGGCACTATGATGTCATTGCTTTCTGCCCATGATGCAGGGTGTTGCTATGGCAACACAGCCCTCCCTAGCTTTTTCCTGGGTTCTTCTCCCACCCAGCGCCTGGAGCTGGCTCTTGGGACTGCAGGTAGGATTCAGAGGAAGAGCGTGTGGCAAGCCCTTCTGAAATGAGCCAGCGGAAGAAACCTAAGAGTCACGGTCCTGCCGGCCATGGGTCTAGCACCAGGGACCTTGCCTCAGAGAAGTACAAGGACTACTGTGCTGTGGTAATAGACACTGGCACTGGCTACACCAAGAGTGGGCTGGCCGGGGACGAGAAACCACGGTCCATCCTGCCGAGCTGCGTAGGGGTTCCCAAGATCAGGACCAAGGACAGCCCCCTATATTACATCGGGGAAAGCATCCCACGCAGGAGCTCGGAGGTGATCACGAGCATGGTGATGACCCATGGTGTGGTGACTGACTGGGACGCCCTAGAGATGTTATGGCACCACATCTTCAACAGAGAGCTCagtgtgtgccccaaggagctgGCCGTGCTGGTCACAGATGCCCCCCTCTCTCCAACCACCAACCGGGAGAAGATGGCCGAGTTGCTGTTTGAGAGCTTTGAGGTGCCGGCAATGCTTGTGGCCCACCAGTCCCTGCTCTCGGTATATTCCTATGGGCGCACCAGTGGGCTAGTGATTGGCTCTGGCTATGGGACCTCGTACACCGCCCCTGTCCACGACGGCTACATCCTGCCTCACGCCACCTACCGGCTGGACATGGCAGGCAGCAGGCTGACGCGTTACCTAGCCAAACTGATGGGGGAGTGCGGGAACCCCTTCCAGGAGGAAGAGCTGGAGCTGGtctgcaagataaaggagcagtgCTGCTACATCCCCGAGGACTT
Coding sequences within it:
- the LOC123373724 gene encoding actin-like, with amino-acid sequence MSQRKKPKSHGPAGHGSSTRDLASEKYKDYCAVVIDTGTGYTKSGLAGDEKPRSILPSCVGVPKIRTKDSPLYYIGESIPRRSSEVITSMVMTHGVVTDWDALEMLWHHIFNRELSVCPKELAVLVTDAPLSPTTNREKMAELLFESFEVPAMLVAHQSLLSVYSYGRTSGLVIGSGYGTSYTAPVHDGYILPHATYRLDMAGSRLTRYLAKLMGECGNPFQEEELELVCKIKEQCCYIPEDFQAELNGDEKKYLMDFTLPDKQVISIGSERFRCPEALFTPSVLGFPEVGIHIHAMNSIRKCKPEHQAELLANMVLAGGTTMLRGFSERIKKELLRMETVGKGQVGILASPHRSYSAWLGGSIIASLNAFQNIWISRLAYNEKGSFVVHRHCF